A single region of the Crocosphaera sp. UHCC 0190 genome encodes:
- the rfbD gene encoding dTDP-4-dehydrorhamnose reductase produces the protein MKTILLIGSDGQVGRELQDTLTSLGRVISVNRQTMNLIDPNQIRQVIIEAKPDIIINAAAYTAVDRAESESDLALAINGTAPTIMAEEAQKIGAFLLHISTDYVFDGTKNTPYLEDDLTHPLSVYGQTKLIGETGIQKASDRYIILRTAWVYGTYGKGNFVKTMLRLGQEREELRIVADQVGSPTWARDIAEAIAQLLLTVNLTETSEIYHFTNSGVTSWYDFAVAIFEEAENLGFPIQVKQVIPITTADYPTPAKRPAYSVLSGQKITSILGNYPPYWRNSLKQMLNKFC, from the coding sequence ATGAAAACAATTTTGCTGATAGGTAGTGATGGACAAGTGGGGCGAGAGTTACAAGACACACTTACTTCTCTGGGAAGAGTGATCAGTGTCAACCGTCAAACAATGAACCTAATTGATCCCAATCAGATCCGTCAAGTCATTATAGAAGCCAAACCCGATATTATTATTAATGCGGCAGCTTACACAGCCGTTGATCGTGCTGAAAGTGAATCCGATTTGGCTTTAGCTATTAATGGTACTGCCCCAACTATTATGGCAGAAGAAGCACAAAAAATTGGTGCATTTCTCCTGCATATTTCTACAGATTACGTCTTTGATGGGACAAAAAATACTCCCTATCTAGAAGATGATTTGACTCATCCTTTGAGTGTTTATGGCCAAACCAAACTTATCGGAGAAACGGGAATACAAAAGGCGAGCGATCGCTATATAATTTTGAGAACGGCTTGGGTTTATGGAACCTATGGTAAGGGAAATTTTGTTAAAACGATGTTAAGGTTAGGGCAAGAAAGAGAAGAACTGCGTATCGTCGCTGATCAAGTAGGTAGTCCGACTTGGGCCAGAGATATTGCCGAGGCGATCGCTCAATTATTGTTAACCGTTAACTTAACAGAAACCTCAGAAATTTATCACTTTACGAATAGTGGGGTCACTAGCTGGTATGATTTTGCTGTAGCCATTTTTGAGGAAGCTGAAAACCTGGGTTTTCCCATTCAGGTTAAGCAAGTAATTCCGATTACAACGGCTGATTATCCCACCCCCGCTAAACGTCCTGCTTATTCAGTTTTATCAGGACAAAAAATTACCTCTATCTTAGGGAATTATCCCCCTTATTGGCGTAATTCTCTTAAACAAATGCTCAATAAATTTTGTTGA
- a CDS encoding sulfotransferase domain-containing protein, with the protein MTLPNFLIIGAQKAGTTWLVDKLEQHPQVFLADDEVHFFDKPHNFNQGLNWYQSHFSGSENYLAIGEKTPEYMFKKHIHSVIADYLPHLKSIAVLRNPVTRALSHLNHLFRSGVCSPHQNIDELIFDPKSTIIERGFYYQHLTNYYQFFKPEDVLILINEEDIAIDPSIALTKTCKFLEIDPQFNFENANRKTHKHDQSFLGMSLAYYLPSSVRPTIMKLDRLLPHKTYSLSVSQATREKLYKVYEQENQNLFNLLGRQIDAWNAPENALLN; encoded by the coding sequence ATGACATTACCTAATTTTCTGATTATTGGAGCACAAAAAGCAGGCACAACTTGGTTGGTAGATAAATTAGAACAACATCCACAGGTATTTTTAGCTGATGATGAAGTTCACTTTTTTGATAAACCTCACAACTTTAATCAAGGATTAAATTGGTATCAAAGTCATTTTTCAGGGTCGGAAAATTACCTAGCAATTGGAGAAAAAACTCCTGAATATATGTTTAAAAAACATATACATTCAGTCATTGCTGATTATTTACCTCATCTCAAATCAATTGCTGTCCTCAGAAATCCTGTTACCCGTGCCTTATCACATCTTAATCATTTGTTTCGCTCAGGGGTATGTTCCCCCCATCAAAACATTGATGAACTAATTTTTGATCCGAAATCAACAATTATTGAGAGAGGATTTTACTATCAACATCTGACTAATTATTATCAGTTCTTTAAACCGGAAGATGTACTAATTTTAATCAATGAAGAAGATATTGCAATTGATCCTTCAATTGCATTGACAAAAACTTGTAAATTTTTAGAAATTGATCCACAATTTAACTTTGAAAATGCTAATCGAAAAACTCACAAACATGATCAATCATTCTTAGGAATGAGCTTAGCCTATTATCTGCCTTCTTCTGTTAGGCCAACGATTATGAAGCTTGACCGACTATTACCACATAAAACCTATAGTCTATCTGTGAGTCAAGCTACCAGGGAAAAACTATACAAGGTTTATGAACAAGAGAATCAAAATTTATTTAACTTACTAGGTAGACAAATAGATGCCTGGAATGCCCCTGAAAATGCCCTACTTAACTAA
- a CDS encoding glucose-1-phosphate thymidylyltransferase: MKALILSGGKGTRLRPLTYTGAKQLVPVANKPILWYGIESIVAAGITDIGIIISPETGEEIEYQTGKGEQFGAKITYIVQDHPLGLAHAVKVAQPFLGDSPFIMYLGDNLIQDSLNSFLDEFKSKQLDSLILLRSVPNPTAFGVAKVDEKGRVLKLVEKPKVPPSNLALVGVYFFSPTIHKAIASIQPSARGELEITDAIQELINTQNNVEALQLQGWWLDTGKKDDLLEANRIILDNKFEIIIEAEVDDKSQISGRVHIDKGSKIINSTIRGPVIIGQNCHIENCFVGPYTSIGDNSTLIDADIEHSVILEGAKILEIHQRIVDSLIGRRAKLEMAPQRPKALRFMVGDDSHIELV, encoded by the coding sequence ATGAAAGCATTAATTCTTTCCGGTGGAAAAGGAACTAGATTGCGGCCCCTAACCTATACGGGAGCCAAACAATTAGTACCTGTGGCAAATAAACCAATTTTATGGTATGGAATTGAATCAATTGTAGCAGCAGGAATTACCGATATTGGTATTATTATTAGTCCCGAAACTGGGGAAGAAATTGAATATCAAACCGGAAAAGGTGAACAATTTGGGGCTAAGATTACTTATATCGTCCAGGATCATCCTTTGGGGTTAGCTCATGCTGTTAAAGTTGCTCAGCCCTTTTTAGGTGATTCTCCCTTTATTATGTATTTGGGAGATAACCTAATTCAAGACAGTTTAAATAGCTTTTTAGATGAGTTTAAAAGTAAACAGCTTGATAGTTTAATTTTACTCCGTTCCGTGCCTAATCCTACGGCATTTGGTGTAGCAAAAGTCGATGAAAAAGGGCGAGTTTTAAAGTTAGTTGAGAAACCCAAAGTCCCCCCTTCCAATTTAGCTTTAGTAGGGGTTTATTTTTTCTCCCCTACCATTCATAAAGCTATTGCTTCAATTCAGCCTTCAGCACGGGGAGAATTAGAAATTACTGATGCGATTCAAGAATTGATTAACACTCAAAACAATGTTGAAGCATTACAACTTCAAGGCTGGTGGTTAGATACAGGTAAAAAAGATGATTTATTAGAAGCAAATCGGATTATCTTAGATAACAAATTCGAGATAATTATTGAAGCAGAAGTTGATGATAAAAGTCAAATAAGTGGACGGGTACATATTGACAAGGGTTCTAAAATCATTAATAGTACCATTCGCGGTCCTGTCATTATTGGTCAGAATTGTCATATAGAAAACTGTTTTGTTGGGCCCTATACAAGTATTGGCGATAACTCGACTTTAATTGATGCCGATATTGAACACAGCGTAATTTTAGAAGGAGCAAAAATCTTAGAAATTCATCAACGAATTGTTGACAGTTTAATTGGGCGACGTGCTAAACTGGAAATGGCTCCTCAAAGGCCGAAAGCCCTGAGGTTTATGGTGGGAGATGATTCTCATATTGAGTTAGTTTAA
- a CDS encoding glycosyltransferase family 4 protein has product MNNRRLKVLLIIEQCNPDWSSVPLLAYNFYQEISRFSDVTLVTHERNKKALEKHPEHQNIVYIYESKFSKIYHKIIATLTSIGRKNWPLYIALSYPIYGEFNQQVYQKFKDKVLEKEYDIVHVITPMMPRYPVKIINACQNTPFLLGPVNGGVPFPTGFQKVARQEFAYFNFLRAIGRYLIPGYVETYKKADKILAGSTYTLNLLKDLFAISDDKINLFYENGISQDFFKKQQVNADAQYINLLFVGRLVPYKGADMVIEAINNLAEEVKNKVKLTIVGDGSEKNILVDQVKNLRLENIVNFTGWVKQHETLEYYQNSDIFCFPSIREFGGAVVLEAMACGLPCIVANNGGIGEYVNQETGFSIDPKSREYLITELTDKITILVQNEQLRHQMSAKCYERVQEFEWSQKAKKIAQIYHELIASVEKKKKSLS; this is encoded by the coding sequence ATGAATAACAGAAGACTAAAAGTCTTACTAATTATTGAACAATGTAATCCTGATTGGTCATCAGTCCCCTTACTTGCCTATAATTTCTATCAAGAAATTAGTCGATTTTCTGATGTTACTTTAGTCACTCATGAGAGAAATAAAAAAGCATTAGAAAAACATCCAGAACATCAAAATATTGTTTATATTTACGAAAGTAAATTTAGCAAAATTTATCATAAAATCATAGCAACACTAACTTCTATCGGTAGAAAAAATTGGCCACTATATATAGCATTGAGTTATCCCATTTATGGGGAGTTTAATCAGCAAGTTTATCAGAAATTCAAAGATAAAGTTTTAGAAAAGGAATATGATATTGTTCATGTTATCACTCCAATGATGCCCAGATATCCAGTCAAAATTATTAATGCTTGTCAAAATACGCCTTTTTTATTAGGCCCAGTTAATGGGGGTGTACCTTTTCCTACTGGTTTCCAAAAAGTAGCTAGACAAGAATTTGCTTATTTTAATTTTCTCAGAGCTATTGGAAGATATTTAATACCGGGTTATGTTGAAACCTATAAAAAAGCTGATAAAATTTTAGCTGGCTCAACTTATACCTTAAACTTATTAAAAGATTTGTTCGCTATTTCAGATGATAAGATTAATCTTTTCTATGAAAATGGTATTTCTCAAGATTTTTTTAAGAAGCAACAAGTCAACGCAGATGCTCAATATATTAATCTTTTATTTGTCGGTCGTTTAGTTCCCTATAAAGGTGCTGATATGGTAATTGAGGCCATTAATAATTTAGCAGAAGAGGTTAAAAATAAAGTAAAATTAACCATTGTCGGAGATGGCTCAGAAAAGAATATTTTAGTCGATCAAGTTAAAAATTTGAGATTAGAAAATATTGTCAATTTTACAGGTTGGGTAAAACAACATGAAACCTTAGAATATTATCAGAATTCAGATATTTTTTGCTTTCCTTCTATTAGAGAATTTGGAGGTGCTGTTGTCTTAGAAGCTATGGCTTGTGGTTTACCTTGTATTGTTGCTAATAATGGAGGAATTGGTGAATATGTAAATCAAGAAACCGGATTTAGTATTGATCCCAAATCAAGAGAATATTTAATTACGGAGTTAACAGACAAAATAACAATTTTAGTACAAAATGAACAGTTAAGACATCAAATGTCAGCTAAATGTTACGAACGAGTTCAAGAATTTGAATGGAGTCAAAAAGCAAAAAAAATAGCCCAAATCTATCATGAATTGATAGCTTCTGTCGAAAAGAAAAAAAAATCTTTGAGTTAG
- the rfbB gene encoding dTDP-glucose 4,6-dehydratase, whose protein sequence is MLLSEDKKSILITGGAGFIGSNFVHHWCHQYPDAHVVVLDALTYAGNLENIASLEDRENFKFVKGDICDRSLIAELLKEENIKIVAHFAAESHVDRSILGPDAFIQTNVIGTFTLLESFRHYWNDKNKPEDYRFLHVSTDEVYGSLEADDPAFTETTPYAPNSPYSASKAGSDHLARAYYHTYGVPTIITNCSNNYGPYHFPEKLIPLMCINILLGKPLPVYGDGQNIRDWLYVGDHCSALETVINQGKPGETYNIGGNNEVKNIDLVTMLCELMDELAPNLPVKPAKQLITFVKDRPGHDRRYAIDATKIKTELGWTPQETVEGGLRKTIQWYLDNQVWWQPLLSQEYQDYYQKVYG, encoded by the coding sequence ATGTTATTATCTGAAGACAAAAAAAGTATCCTAATCACTGGCGGCGCGGGATTTATCGGTTCTAACTTTGTTCATCATTGGTGTCACCAATATCCTGATGCTCATGTTGTCGTTTTAGATGCCTTAACTTATGCGGGAAACCTCGAAAATATAGCCAGTTTAGAAGACAGAGAAAACTTTAAATTTGTTAAGGGAGATATCTGTGATCGCTCTTTAATTGCTGAGCTTTTAAAAGAAGAAAATATCAAGATTGTCGCCCATTTTGCCGCAGAATCTCACGTTGATCGTTCTATTCTTGGCCCTGATGCCTTTATTCAAACCAATGTGATCGGAACTTTTACCTTATTAGAGAGTTTTCGTCATTATTGGAATGATAAAAATAAGCCAGAAGATTATCGTTTTCTTCACGTTTCTACTGATGAGGTTTATGGTAGTTTAGAAGCTGATGATCCAGCTTTTACAGAGACTACGCCTTATGCTCCTAATAGTCCCTATTCTGCCTCAAAAGCAGGGAGTGATCACCTAGCACGAGCTTATTATCATACTTATGGTGTGCCAACAATTATTACTAATTGTTCTAATAATTATGGCCCTTATCACTTCCCTGAAAAGTTAATTCCTTTGATGTGTATTAACATCTTATTAGGGAAACCTTTACCTGTATACGGAGATGGACAAAACATTCGAGATTGGTTATATGTAGGGGATCATTGTTCAGCTTTAGAGACAGTAATTAATCAAGGAAAACCAGGAGAAACCTATAATATTGGGGGAAATAATGAGGTTAAAAATATCGATTTAGTGACCATGTTATGTGAGTTAATGGATGAATTAGCCCCTAATTTACCCGTTAAACCTGCTAAACAATTAATTACCTTTGTTAAAGATCGGCCAGGCCATGATCGCCGTTATGCTATTGATGCCACTAAAATTAAAACAGAATTAGGTTGGACACCTCAAGAAACCGTAGAAGGAGGGTTAAGAAAAACCATTCAATGGTATTTAGATAATCAAGTTTGGTGGCAACCTCTATTATCCCAAGAATATCAAGACTATTATCAAAAAGTATATGGATAA
- a CDS encoding DUF2808 domain-containing protein, whose product MTAKHKTKGFIALKYMLGIVSALVLSVAPLLALEIGNGVTIFNKSPRLVDVATTLSSIRVRGANYYFTLELPENVGEPLQKLTIQQSQGPDTIYFYLEETFAFEGKPINRGENLTVAEVKRNLDNNKITINFEPPIPPGKTFSIGLKPQKNPQIAGNYQFGITAYPVGKKAQGLYLGPGRLRFYPHSDRFP is encoded by the coding sequence ATGACTGCCAAACATAAAACAAAAGGTTTTATTGCCTTAAAATATATGTTAGGAATTGTCAGTGCTTTGGTGTTGAGTGTTGCTCCTCTCTTGGCTCTAGAAATAGGCAATGGTGTTACTATATTTAATAAATCCCCTCGTCTTGTTGATGTGGCGACAACTTTAAGTAGCATTAGAGTTAGAGGTGCTAACTATTATTTCACCCTAGAATTACCCGAAAATGTAGGTGAACCCTTACAAAAATTGACGATTCAACAAAGTCAAGGCCCAGATACAATATATTTTTATCTGGAGGAAACTTTTGCCTTTGAAGGTAAACCCATTAATAGAGGTGAAAATTTAACTGTTGCTGAAGTGAAACGGAATCTTGACAATAATAAAATTACGATTAATTTTGAGCCACCTATCCCACCAGGAAAAACTTTTAGCATTGGACTTAAACCTCAAAAAAATCCTCAAATTGCTGGAAATTATCAATTTGGTATTACTGCTTATCCAGTGGGAAAAAAAGCCCAAGGTTTGTATCTTGGCCCTGGAAGATTAAGATTTTACCCCCATAGCGATCGCTTTCCTTAA
- a CDS encoding AI-2E family transporter, translating into MTFSQWLGFIILAISLYILWQIRQLLLLLFTAVIIANSLNHAVQRFQKWGIGRSYAVLLAMSLLIATLTAFFWIIIPPFAEQLPELLKLVPQGIDQLIITLKEFVSRLDPELIQSLPTTDQLLQQLQPLVQQIAGQGLNVFYMTLGIPLTFLLLLALSLMLLANPHAYRQGFIRLFPSFYRQKIDQVLTECDEALQGWLLGILFNMTVIAILSFISLSILGIRLSLAQAMLAGILTFIPNIGPALSVIPPMAIALLEAPWKSLTVLILYITIQQIEGNILTPLVMAHRVSLLPAMTLLSQVFFATIFGFLGLFLALPLAVVCQVWLKEVLVKDVLDQWQLESKTSKNTTESFQLSSREEEAENKNIE; encoded by the coding sequence ATGACGTTCTCTCAATGGCTTGGCTTTATTATCCTAGCAATTTCCCTCTATATACTCTGGCAAATTCGTCAGTTATTGCTGTTATTATTTACAGCAGTTATTATTGCTAATTCCCTAAATCATGCTGTTCAAAGGTTCCAAAAATGGGGCATAGGTCGCAGTTATGCTGTTCTCTTAGCTATGAGCCTTTTAATCGCTACTTTAACGGCATTTTTCTGGATTATTATTCCTCCTTTTGCTGAACAATTACCTGAGTTATTAAAATTAGTTCCCCAAGGTATTGATCAATTAATTATTACCCTAAAAGAATTTGTTTCTCGCCTCGATCCTGAATTAATTCAATCCTTACCAACCACAGACCAATTGCTCCAACAATTACAACCATTAGTACAGCAAATTGCAGGTCAAGGTTTAAATGTTTTCTATATGACATTAGGAATCCCTTTGACTTTTTTATTGTTATTAGCTCTTAGTTTAATGTTATTAGCAAATCCTCACGCCTATCGTCAAGGATTTATTCGTTTATTTCCTTCATTTTATCGACAGAAAATTGATCAGGTTTTAACGGAATGTGATGAAGCATTACAAGGATGGCTATTAGGGATTTTATTTAATATGACAGTTATTGCTATTTTGAGTTTTATTAGCTTGTCAATTTTGGGAATTCGCCTCAGTTTAGCTCAAGCAATGTTAGCTGGAATTTTAACTTTTATTCCTAATATTGGCCCAGCTTTAAGTGTGATTCCCCCCATGGCTATCGCTTTATTAGAAGCTCCTTGGAAATCCCTGACAGTGCTAATTCTTTATATTACTATTCAGCAGATTGAAGGGAATATTTTAACGCCTTTAGTCATGGCTCATCGAGTATCTCTACTCCCTGCTATGACCTTACTCTCTCAGGTATTTTTTGCAACAATTTTTGGATTTTTAGGATTATTTTTAGCTCTACCTTTAGCAGTTGTTTGTCAAGTATGGTTAAAAGAAGTGTTAGTTAAAGATGTTTTAGATCAATGGCAACTTGAGTCAAAAACATCAAAAAATACAACTGAATCCTTTCAACTATCTTCGAGAGAAGAAGAAGCAGAAAATAAAAATATTGAATAA
- a CDS encoding uracil-DNA glycosylase family protein, translated as MSEIETLLVQIRQEAERKPFPVDLPIYQAAGKNPADAILYAGNLKSQICFFGRDLGRDEVHAGQPLIGAAGTLVRKGFYWAMNKETPTNLADLQTVCDRVLLTNTVPYKPPGNKAYSTEVKERFRPFVAQLLVLYWQGTQIITLGTEAFKWFTPYTTKAEMDNFWQRSDRYEAKLPITLQGSDDQGKSCQRQVYLLPLPHPSPLNQRYYRKFPQMLQQRLNEFEF; from the coding sequence ATGTCCGAGATTGAAACCCTGTTAGTGCAAATTCGTCAAGAAGCAGAACGAAAACCCTTTCCCGTTGATCTTCCTATTTATCAGGCGGCAGGGAAAAACCCTGCTGATGCTATATTATATGCGGGAAATCTTAAGAGTCAGATCTGCTTTTTTGGCCGAGATTTGGGACGGGATGAAGTTCACGCCGGACAACCCTTAATTGGCGCAGCAGGAACCCTGGTACGCAAAGGTTTTTATTGGGCCATGAATAAAGAAACCCCCACCAATCTAGCTGACTTACAAACTGTTTGCGATCGCGTTTTATTGACCAACACAGTTCCTTACAAACCCCCAGGTAATAAAGCCTATTCTACCGAAGTTAAGGAAAGATTTCGCCCTTTTGTGGCCCAACTATTAGTCCTGTATTGGCAAGGCACTCAAATTATTACTCTGGGGACAGAAGCGTTTAAATGGTTTACCCCCTATACGACAAAAGCAGAGATGGATAACTTTTGGCAACGCAGCGATCGCTATGAAGCTAAACTCCCTATTACCCTCCAAGGGAGCGATGATCAAGGAAAGTCGTGTCAGCGTCAAGTTTATCTACTTCCTTTGCCTCACCCTTCCCCCCTCAATCAACGATATTATAGAAAGTTCCCCCAAATGCTACAACAACGGTTAAATGAATTTGAGTTTTAG
- the rpmA gene encoding 50S ribosomal protein L27: MAHKKGTGSTRNGRDSRSQRLGVKRYGGQVVKAGNILVRQRGTKVHPGNNVGRGNDDTLFALIDGIVTFEHKTRSRKQVSIYPVAAE, from the coding sequence ATGGCTCATAAGAAAGGAACGGGTAGTACCAGAAACGGGCGTGACTCTAGATCTCAGAGACTAGGGGTTAAACGCTATGGTGGCCAAGTTGTTAAAGCTGGCAATATTCTAGTTCGTCAACGGGGAACCAAAGTTCATCCTGGGAATAATGTAGGACGAGGCAATGATGATACCCTGTTTGCTTTGATCGATGGTATCGTCACCTTTGAACATAAAACCAGAAGTCGCAAACAGGTCAGCATTTATCCTGTGGCCGCTGAATAA
- the rplU gene encoding 50S ribosomal protein L21, giving the protein MSYAIIEAGGTQLRVETGRFYDLNRLFSDEGDSYTIDKVLLINNDDEITIGQPFIEGATVEGTILRHRRGRKVIVYKMQPKKKTRKKRGHRQELTRLMITSITLNGSVIAESSVDQSEPVLVTTVTDEEE; this is encoded by the coding sequence ATGAGTTACGCAATTATTGAAGCGGGTGGTACACAACTCCGCGTTGAAACAGGGCGTTTTTATGACCTTAATCGTCTCTTCTCTGATGAGGGCGATTCTTATACCATTGATAAAGTGCTGTTGATTAACAATGATGATGAAATCACCATAGGACAGCCTTTTATTGAAGGAGCAACCGTTGAAGGAACCATTTTAAGACATCGACGGGGACGTAAAGTGATCGTCTATAAAATGCAACCCAAGAAGAAAACCCGCAAAAAACGGGGACATCGTCAGGAATTAACCCGTCTGATGATTACTTCCATCACCCTTAACGGTTCCGTCATTGCAGAAAGTTCTGTAGATCAATCAGAACCAGTCTTAGTGACAACAGTAACCGATGAGGAAGAATAA
- the lysA gene encoding diaminopimelate decarboxylase: MISTEIRTPHSGQDYLEKSATESPRRSPNQSLLPLTAKIKDKDLLEIGGCDLKTLVEQFGSPLYILDEVTLRTACEQYRDSFKTYYQGESQVIYASKAWSSLAVVSVIASEGLGFDVVSGGELYTTQKALEKMGYSPQQIAQTIYFHGNNKSLEELQLAIAIGCTIIVDNWLELETLVKLGNATPNVTIPILLRLTPGIECHTHEYIRTGHLDSKFGFDPNQIEAVFTYVAQYPCLNCRGLHAHIGSQIFERQPHQDLAGVMVEWLKKAQDYGLPLTELNIGGGLGICYTEADDPPSIEEWVKAVSEAVMKACEGQKIALPKLIAEPGRSLVGPACVTAYTVGSRKEIPQLRTYIAVDGGMSDNPRPITYQSLYRVVIANRMSVPITETVTVAGKHCESGDILIKDAQLPQTHPGDILVVMGTGAYNYSMASNYNRLSRPAAVLVHDGEANLILQRETYEDLIRQDCLPQRLLA, encoded by the coding sequence ATGATATCTACAGAGATCAGAACGCCCCATTCGGGACAAGATTATTTGGAGAAAAGCGCGACAGAATCTCCGAGGCGATCGCCTAACCAGTCTTTACTTCCCCTAACAGCCAAGATCAAAGATAAGGATCTGTTAGAAATTGGAGGCTGTGATCTCAAAACCCTAGTAGAACAATTTGGCTCACCTTTGTATATTCTGGATGAAGTCACCCTAAGAACTGCTTGTGAACAGTATCGAGACAGTTTTAAAACCTACTATCAAGGAGAATCTCAAGTCATTTATGCCTCAAAAGCTTGGAGTAGTCTCGCCGTCGTTAGTGTCATTGCCAGTGAAGGATTAGGCTTTGATGTCGTGTCAGGAGGAGAACTGTATACCACCCAAAAAGCCTTAGAAAAAATGGGTTATTCTCCTCAACAAATTGCTCAAACAATTTACTTTCATGGTAATAATAAATCCCTAGAAGAATTACAATTAGCCATTGCCATCGGTTGCACAATTATTGTGGATAATTGGCTAGAACTAGAAACCCTAGTCAAATTAGGCAATGCCACCCCAAACGTCACCATTCCCATTTTGTTGCGGCTCACTCCAGGTATTGAATGTCATACCCACGAATACATCCGTACCGGACACCTTGACAGTAAATTTGGCTTTGATCCCAATCAAATTGAAGCCGTATTCACCTATGTTGCCCAATACCCTTGTCTTAATTGTCGAGGATTACACGCCCATATTGGTTCCCAAATCTTTGAACGTCAACCCCATCAAGACTTAGCAGGTGTGATGGTGGAATGGCTGAAAAAAGCACAAGATTACGGGTTGCCCTTAACAGAATTAAACATTGGCGGAGGCTTAGGAATATGCTACACAGAAGCCGATGATCCCCCCAGTATCGAAGAATGGGTCAAAGCCGTCAGTGAAGCCGTCATGAAAGCCTGTGAAGGGCAGAAAATTGCCCTACCGAAACTAATTGCTGAACCAGGGCGATCGCTAGTTGGTCCCGCTTGTGTTACCGCTTACACCGTAGGCAGTCGCAAAGAAATTCCCCAACTGCGTACCTATATTGCAGTGGATGGAGGAATGTCCGATAATCCCCGGCCTATCACCTATCAATCCCTTTATCGTGTCGTTATTGCCAATCGAATGTCAGTCCCCATCACAGAAACTGTCACAGTGGCCGGCAAACATTGTGAATCTGGAGATATTTTAATTAAAGATGCTCAGTTGCCTCAAACTCACCCAGGGGATATCCTGGTAGTAATGGGGACAGGAGCCTACAACTATAGTATGGCTTCTAATTACAATCGTTTGTCGCGGCCGGCTGCCGTTTTAGTTCATGACGGAGAAGCTAACCTGATCCTACAGAGGGAAACCTATGAGGATCTAATTCGACAAGATTGTTTACCCCAAAGGCTTCTAGCCTAA
- the cdaA gene encoding diadenylate cyclase CdaA has product MSGEPPDHHWIPPGLIHNGLDIGLVLLLTYLMLLAIGERRTLWMVRGLIILMLAAVISEKLQLTLLKFVLEKLVLGAAVAMAVIFQGEFRRFLELLGRGQLMQLFKRRRPTAKPDSVVDELVEAIRELSQNRTGALIVIETSASIDTRVFVNPGVTVNGEISKELLQTIFQPKTLLHDGAVFMRGSRIVSAGVILPLSDKTASRQLGTRHRAAMGITERVDHCLCVVVSEETGSISLAEGGILDRPLTSSKLKELLDQRFSLLVERESVAPGWGLLSRTFGLQGRRFWESIFHISSSNSPEEKK; this is encoded by the coding sequence ATGTCGGGTGAGCCTCCTGACCATCACTGGATACCCCCTGGGCTAATTCATAACGGCCTTGATATTGGGTTAGTGTTGTTATTGACCTATTTGATGCTTCTCGCCATTGGGGAGCGTCGTACCTTGTGGATGGTTCGGGGGCTAATTATTCTAATGCTCGCAGCAGTAATCAGCGAAAAGCTCCAATTGACACTGCTGAAGTTCGTTCTGGAAAAATTAGTTTTAGGGGCCGCCGTGGCCATGGCCGTCATTTTTCAAGGAGAGTTTCGACGCTTTTTGGAATTGTTGGGACGGGGACAACTTATGCAATTATTTAAACGACGGCGACCAACAGCTAAACCCGATAGTGTGGTAGATGAACTGGTGGAAGCGATTCGAGAACTTTCTCAAAACCGCACTGGGGCCTTAATCGTGATTGAAACCTCGGCTTCGATAGATACAAGGGTATTTGTGAATCCTGGGGTAACGGTTAATGGCGAAATTTCTAAGGAACTCTTACAAACGATTTTTCAACCGAAAACCCTACTCCATGATGGGGCAGTATTTATGCGGGGATCTCGTATTGTTTCGGCAGGAGTGATTTTACCCCTATCGGATAAAACCGCTTCCCGTCAATTAGGGACGCGACATCGGGCCGCCATGGGCATTACGGAAAGGGTAGATCATTGCCTTTGTGTTGTCGTTTCTGAGGAAACGGGTTCCATTTCCTTAGCGGAAGGGGGTATCTTGGATCGTCCCCTAACTAGCAGTAAACTAAAAGAGCTACTGGATCAACGATTTTCCTTACTGGTTGAGCGAGAATCCGTTGCCCCTGGTTGGGGTCTTCTCAGCCGTACCTTTGGCTTACAGGGAAGACGCTTTTGGGAATCTATCTTTCATATCTCGTCATCTAACTCACCAGAAGAGAAGAAATGA